A genomic stretch from Streptomyces venezuelae ATCC 10712 includes:
- a CDS encoding RraA family protein: MQPLKEFAELSTPLIADACVRLGEPLRVAPAGILPVVAGRRVAGRALPVRHYGSVDVFLEAFGEAEPGDVLVIDNAGRVDEACIGDLAVLEAAAAGIAGVVVWGLHRDTPDLVEIGLPVFSYGRHAPGPVRVDPRDPDALTTARFGEHEVTAADVVFGDDDGVVFVAAARAGAVLEAARALFRTEREQARRIRAGETLRAQTRFDAYLAGRAEDPSYTFRQHLRRIGGAIEE, encoded by the coding sequence ATGCAGCCGCTGAAGGAATTCGCCGAGCTCTCCACCCCGCTGATCGCCGACGCCTGCGTGCGGCTCGGGGAACCCCTGCGCGTCGCGCCCGCCGGCATCCTGCCCGTCGTCGCGGGCCGGCGCGTCGCCGGCCGGGCCCTGCCCGTACGGCACTACGGCAGCGTCGACGTCTTCCTGGAGGCGTTCGGCGAGGCCGAGCCCGGTGACGTCCTCGTCATCGACAACGCGGGCCGCGTCGACGAGGCCTGCATCGGCGACCTCGCCGTCCTGGAGGCGGCGGCGGCCGGCATCGCCGGGGTCGTCGTGTGGGGCCTGCACCGGGACACCCCCGACCTCGTCGAGATCGGGCTGCCCGTCTTCTCCTACGGACGCCACGCGCCCGGCCCCGTGCGCGTCGACCCCCGGGACCCGGACGCGCTGACGACCGCGCGGTTCGGCGAGCACGAGGTGACCGCCGCCGACGTCGTGTTCGGCGACGACGACGGCGTGGTCTTCGTCGCCGCCGCCCGGGCCGGCGCCGTCCTGGAGGCGGCCCGGGCCCTGTTCCGTACGGAGCGCGAGCAGGCGCGGCGGATCAGGGCGGGGGAGACGCTGCGCGCCCAGACCCGGTTCGACGCGTACCTGGCGGGCCGGGCCGAGGACCCCTCGTACACCTTCCGGCAGCACCTGCGCCGGATCGGCGGCGCGATCGAGGAGTGA
- a CDS encoding universal stress protein yields the protein MSVVLGYDESPGAARALRIAVEVAAAFDERLVLVFGAAAPGPVGEEYRSHYEAIRQAGRAGLEQAVTEADRAGVPTVVEVLDEKPAQALIDAATRHAARVIVVGSWGESPMRGALLGSTPHKLLHMSTVPVLCVPPET from the coding sequence ATGTCGGTCGTACTCGGATACGACGAGTCACCGGGCGCGGCCCGGGCCCTGCGGATCGCCGTCGAGGTGGCCGCCGCGTTCGACGAGCGGCTGGTGCTGGTCTTCGGCGCGGCGGCGCCCGGCCCGGTGGGCGAGGAGTACCGCTCCCACTACGAGGCCATCCGCCAGGCCGGGCGCGCGGGTCTCGAACAGGCGGTGACGGAGGCGGACCGGGCGGGCGTGCCGACCGTCGTCGAGGTGCTCGACGAGAAACCGGCGCAGGCCCTGATCGACGCGGCGACCCGGCACGCGGCCCGCGTCATCGTGGTGGGCAGCTGGGGCGAAAGCCCCATGCGCGGCGCCCTCCTCGGCTCCACCCCCCACAAACTTCTCCACATGTCGACGGTGCCGGTCCTCTGCGTCCCACCGGAGACGTGA
- a CDS encoding MFS transporter: MAGGTSLGRDFGWLWGAYTASTLGTWVAFNAFPLIAVTVLHEGTTAVAALAAVGAAVGAAVALPLGPWVEFRRKRPVMVAMDLVRCGAMLSIAAAYAFDRLGFTQLLVVSAVVATADITFGAASGACLKALLGPEERLVAQARFESTLWTATVLGPPLGSGLVALLGPVATVAVDSASYLLSAAGIRAIRAPEPPPARGPSARMGIGDVLEGWRHILAHPVLRPLFLNGVLVNGLIMATAPLLAVLMLGPLGFAPWQYGLAFAVPCLGGLLGSRLARPLVARYGRHRVLLTSGVLRVCWPVGLVLVHPGTTGLLLVMGVEFALITCAAVFSPVLAAHRLDLTANDRVARTLTAWSVSAKASVAGLTALWGLLASFVGPRAAIGLAGVLLLATPVLLPRGQGAVVTRESSCPGKG, encoded by the coding sequence ATGGCGGGCGGGACGTCCCTCGGGCGGGATTTCGGGTGGCTGTGGGGGGCCTACACCGCGAGCACGCTCGGCACCTGGGTCGCCTTCAACGCCTTCCCGCTGATCGCCGTCACCGTGCTGCACGAGGGCACCACCGCCGTGGCCGCCCTCGCCGCCGTGGGGGCGGCCGTGGGCGCGGCGGTCGCGCTGCCGCTCGGCCCCTGGGTGGAGTTCCGGCGCAAGCGGCCGGTGATGGTCGCCATGGACCTCGTGCGCTGCGGCGCGATGCTCAGCATCGCCGCCGCGTACGCGTTCGACCGGCTCGGCTTCACCCAGCTCCTGGTCGTCTCGGCGGTCGTCGCCACGGCGGACATCACCTTCGGCGCGGCTTCGGGCGCCTGTCTGAAGGCGCTCCTCGGCCCCGAGGAGCGGCTCGTCGCCCAGGCGAGGTTCGAGTCCACGCTCTGGACGGCCACCGTGCTCGGACCACCGCTCGGGAGCGGTCTGGTCGCGCTGCTCGGCCCGGTCGCGACGGTGGCGGTCGACTCCGCGAGCTATCTGCTCTCGGCGGCCGGCATTCGCGCGATCCGGGCTCCTGAACCCCCGCCCGCCCGCGGACCGAGCGCGCGGATGGGGATCGGCGACGTCCTCGAAGGGTGGCGGCACATCCTCGCCCACCCCGTGCTGCGGCCGCTCTTCCTGAACGGCGTCCTCGTCAACGGACTCATCATGGCGACGGCGCCGCTCCTCGCCGTCCTGATGCTGGGGCCGCTCGGTTTCGCCCCCTGGCAGTACGGTCTCGCGTTCGCCGTGCCCTGCCTGGGCGGGCTGCTCGGCTCCCGGCTGGCCCGGCCGCTCGTCGCGCGGTACGGCAGGCACCGGGTGCTGCTCACCTCGGGGGTGCTGCGGGTCTGCTGGCCCGTCGGGCTGGTCCTCGTCCACCCGGGGACGACGGGGCTGCTGCTGGTCATGGGGGTCGAGTTCGCGCTGATCACCTGCGCGGCGGTGTTCAGTCCGGTGCTCGCGGCCCACCGCCTGGACCTGACGGCGAACGACCGGGTCGCCCGCACCCTGACGGCCTGGTCCGTCTCCGCCAAGGCCTCCGTGGCGGGTCTGACCGCGTTGTGGGGGCTGCTCGCCTCCTTCGTCGGGCCCCGGGCGGCGATCGGCCTGGCGGGTGTCCTGCTGCTCGCGACGCCGGTATTGCTGCCCCGGGGGCAGGGGGCCGTCGTGACTAGGGAGAGCAGCTGCCCCGGTAAGGGGTGA
- a CDS encoding OsmC family protein, with translation MADYRIETVRTGYRNWTARNDRGAEVRMAAADDADAQPSFTPVELLLAAMGGCGGLVVDRTARAVDHDDLKIVVESVSGPEDDGRVGRIRVSYEFELPDNNPRAAEVFARGVRLTHEKFCTVSRTVEHGARVEAILPDGSVGFEG, from the coding sequence ATGGCCGACTACCGGATCGAGACCGTCCGTACCGGGTACCGGAACTGGACCGCCCGCAACGACCGGGGCGCGGAGGTCCGGATGGCCGCCGCGGACGACGCGGACGCCCAGCCCTCGTTCACGCCGGTCGAGTTGCTGCTCGCGGCGATGGGCGGCTGCGGCGGTCTCGTCGTGGACCGGACCGCGCGGGCCGTGGACCACGACGACCTGAAGATCGTGGTGGAGTCGGTCTCGGGACCGGAGGACGACGGCCGGGTGGGGCGGATCAGGGTGAGCTACGAGTTCGAGCTCCCGGACAACAACCCGCGGGCGGCCGAAGTGTTCGCCCGCGGGGTACGCCTGACGCACGAGAAGTTCTGCACGGTGAGCCGCACGGTGGAGCACGGCGCGCGCGTGGAGGCGATCCTGCCGGACGGCTCGGTGGGCTTCGAGGGCTGA
- a CDS encoding carboxylesterase/lipase family protein: protein MSTTVTTARGPVRGERRADGSLRFLGIPYAQPPVGDLRFAVPVPPEPWAEPLDATAYGPTAQRRPFAEVTTIPEPSVPGAGVLNLNVFTPRADPSAALPVLVWIHGGGYVAGSAASPWYDGAAFNRDGVILVSVGYRLGIEGFLHLEDAPDNRGVRDWIAALEWVRDNIAAFGGDPAKVTVAGQSAGGGAVQTLLAVPAAKGLFRGALSVSGAVPQPDGPEAARAAARLLTSRTGVPATVAALRDLSDDEILDLQDRLAAPGPDREGLPPMLALAPFADGELIPRPALEALTTGEAGADVPLMLGFTEHEFTMFPAPGPDGPPLPVLLGGLGLDPARADAVTRAYGADGPERVFGQALTDATFRAPNLAVADARAARERPTWLYEFTWRSPVTGLAFHCLDLPFAFDLLDAEGVRAVAGDTPPRELADALHRAWVSFVTHQDPGPDWPRYTAEGRVTKIWDEHPRTAEDPLSPVRALWLT from the coding sequence ATGAGCACCACCGTCACCACCGCCCGAGGACCCGTCCGCGGTGAGCGCCGCGCCGACGGCAGCCTCCGCTTCCTGGGCATCCCGTACGCGCAGCCGCCCGTCGGCGACCTGCGCTTCGCCGTTCCCGTACCGCCCGAACCGTGGGCGGAGCCGCTGGACGCCACCGCGTACGGCCCGACGGCCCAGCGCCGCCCCTTCGCCGAGGTCACCACCATCCCCGAGCCCTCGGTCCCGGGAGCCGGAGTCCTGAACCTGAACGTGTTCACGCCCCGCGCCGACCCGTCGGCCGCGCTGCCCGTCCTCGTCTGGATCCACGGCGGCGGCTACGTCGCGGGCTCGGCGGCCAGCCCCTGGTACGACGGGGCGGCGTTCAACCGGGACGGCGTCATCCTCGTGTCGGTGGGCTACCGGCTCGGCATCGAAGGCTTCCTGCACCTGGAGGACGCCCCCGACAACCGGGGCGTACGCGACTGGATCGCCGCCCTGGAGTGGGTACGGGACAACATCGCGGCCTTCGGTGGCGACCCCGCCAAGGTCACCGTCGCCGGGCAGTCGGCGGGCGGCGGCGCCGTCCAGACCCTCCTCGCCGTGCCCGCCGCCAAGGGCCTGTTCCGGGGCGCGCTCTCCGTCTCGGGAGCCGTCCCGCAGCCCGACGGCCCCGAGGCCGCCCGCGCCGCCGCCCGGCTCCTCACCTCCCGCACCGGCGTCCCGGCGACCGTCGCCGCGCTCCGTGACCTGTCCGACGACGAGATCCTGGACCTTCAGGACCGCCTGGCCGCACCGGGCCCCGACCGCGAGGGCCTGCCGCCGATGCTGGCCCTCGCCCCCTTCGCGGACGGCGAGCTGATCCCCCGGCCCGCCCTCGAAGCGCTCACCACGGGCGAGGCGGGCGCCGACGTCCCGCTGATGCTCGGCTTCACCGAGCACGAGTTCACGATGTTCCCCGCGCCCGGGCCGGACGGCCCGCCGCTGCCGGTCCTGCTCGGCGGCCTCGGGCTCGACCCCGCGCGGGCCGACGCCGTCACACGGGCGTACGGGGCGGACGGCCCGGAGCGGGTCTTCGGCCAGGCGCTCACCGACGCGACCTTCCGCGCCCCGAACCTGGCCGTCGCCGACGCCCGCGCCGCCCGCGAACGGCCCACCTGGCTCTACGAGTTCACCTGGCGCTCACCGGTCACGGGCCTCGCCTTCCACTGCCTCGACCTGCCCTTCGCCTTCGACCTCCTCGACGCGGAGGGAGTACGGGCCGTCGCCGGGGACACCCCGCCGCGTGAACTCGCCGACGCCCTGCACCGAGCCTGGGTCTCCTTCGTGACCCACCAGGACCCGGGCCCCGACTGGCCCCGCTACACGGCGGAGGGCCGTGTCACGAAGATCTGGGACGAGCACCCCCGCACCGCCGAAGACCCCCTGAGCCCGGTCCGCGCCCTCTGGCTCACCTGA
- a CDS encoding TioE family transcriptional regulator, translating to MGRNLQSGVRLRPVDLAREHGLSTQAVRNYEEAGILPAAARTPHGYRGYTPLHAAALRAFLALVPGHGHATATAIMRAVNEGATEEAFRLVDESHAQLLDDRRTLRAVETALRDLDPAPARPREAGAGANAAGGTVAGAGPVPAEGPVPAGESVPAVGPSPDVWSAKVVRPSPAGGSAPAAGPVGTFIGPLARQLGIRPATLRAWEDAGLVRPRRDPRTGYRVYEEADVRDARLAHQLRRGGHPLEQIAALIAQVRAAGGLEPLAATLAGWHGRLTARGRALLAGAAELEAYLRARG from the coding sequence ATGGGGCGAAACCTTCAAAGCGGTGTGCGGCTCAGGCCGGTCGACCTGGCCCGGGAGCACGGTCTGTCCACCCAGGCGGTCCGAAACTACGAGGAGGCCGGCATCCTCCCGGCCGCCGCGCGCACGCCCCACGGCTACCGCGGCTACACCCCGCTGCACGCGGCGGCCCTGCGCGCGTTCCTCGCCCTCGTGCCCGGCCACGGGCACGCGACGGCGACGGCGATCATGCGGGCGGTGAACGAAGGCGCGACCGAGGAGGCCTTCCGCCTCGTCGACGAGAGCCACGCCCAGCTCCTGGACGACCGCCGGACCCTCCGCGCCGTCGAAACCGCCCTCCGCGACCTGGACCCGGCGCCGGCGCGCCCACGTGAAGCGGGGGCGGGGGCGAACGCGGCTGGGGGGACGGTTGCGGGCGCCGGGCCGGTCCCTGCCGAGGGCCCGGTCCCGGCCGGTGAGTCGGTCCCGGCCGTCGGGCCGTCGCCAGACGTCTGGTCGGCCAAGGTCGTCCGTCCCTCCCCGGCCGGCGGGTCGGCCCCGGCCGCCGGGCCGGTCGGTACGTTCATCGGGCCGCTCGCGCGGCAGCTCGGCATCCGGCCCGCGACCCTGCGCGCCTGGGAGGACGCAGGCCTGGTCCGCCCCCGCCGCGACCCGCGGACCGGCTACCGCGTGTACGAGGAGGCCGACGTACGGGACGCCCGGCTGGCCCACCAGCTCAGGCGGGGCGGCCACCCGTTGGAGCAGATCGCCGCGCTGATCGCCCAGGTCCGGGCGGCCGGCGGTCTGGAGCCCCTGGCGGCCACCCTCGCCGGCTGGCACGGCCGGCTGACCGCCCGGGGCCGGGCACTGCTGGCCGGGGCCGCGGAATTGGAGGCGTACCTCCGCGCGCGGGGGTGA
- a CDS encoding APC family permease: MAAEDRASRTDPPVGLKANAIGFVDALVIGLNSTSPAYSLAAVIGPIVALAGIYAPGVMFASFVPMLFIASAFYYLNKVDQDCGTTFSWVTRAMGPWAGWLGGWAIAMTGVLVVGSLADVAVSFALLSFGLDSWVDNAFVQQSLTVLLILVMTAACVVGTELSAKVQNVLILAQVAFLLVFVGVALYRVYAGTSTYDSVEPSVDWLNPFGAGGAALTGGLLLGVFIYWGWESAVNLTEEVEDSATAPGKAGLWSTVILLVTYVSVGFAVVAYAGPAFLAENADEEEFIFAQLATDVLGGWDWVLLLAVSTSAIASTQTTIIPASRTALSMARRRALPAHYGHISPRFRTPDVSTWWVAGIAIAWYLVVNQISENALLDSLTALSLLIAFYYALTGLACAVYYRRHLFESVHNFLLIGLGPLVGAGLLTWLLVRSVSDMSDPENSYSGDSWFGMGPPLVIGIGIALTGVVVMIVWRLRSPAFWAERPGVADPDLVHGRKGR; the protein is encoded by the coding sequence ATGGCCGCTGAGGACCGCGCCTCGCGCACCGATCCGCCCGTGGGCCTGAAGGCCAACGCGATCGGGTTCGTCGACGCCCTCGTCATCGGGCTCAACTCCACCTCCCCCGCGTACTCCCTCGCGGCCGTCATCGGCCCGATCGTCGCGCTCGCCGGAATCTACGCGCCCGGGGTGATGTTCGCGTCCTTCGTCCCGATGCTGTTCATCGCCTCGGCGTTCTACTACCTCAACAAGGTCGACCAGGACTGCGGGACGACGTTCTCATGGGTGACCCGCGCGATGGGGCCCTGGGCCGGGTGGCTCGGCGGCTGGGCCATCGCGATGACCGGCGTCCTGGTGGTCGGCTCGCTCGCGGACGTGGCCGTGAGCTTCGCCCTGCTCTCCTTCGGCCTCGACAGCTGGGTGGACAACGCCTTCGTACAGCAGTCGCTGACGGTGCTGCTGATCCTGGTGATGACGGCCGCCTGCGTCGTCGGGACCGAGCTGTCGGCGAAGGTGCAGAACGTGCTGATCCTGGCGCAGGTCGCGTTCCTGCTGGTGTTCGTGGGCGTGGCGCTGTACCGGGTGTACGCGGGCACGAGCACGTACGACTCCGTCGAGCCCTCCGTCGACTGGCTGAATCCGTTCGGTGCCGGAGGGGCGGCGCTGACCGGCGGGCTGCTGCTCGGTGTGTTCATCTACTGGGGCTGGGAGTCGGCGGTCAACCTCACCGAGGAGGTGGAGGACTCCGCGACGGCGCCGGGCAAGGCGGGTCTCTGGTCCACGGTGATCCTGCTGGTCACGTACGTGTCGGTGGGGTTCGCGGTCGTCGCGTACGCGGGGCCGGCGTTCCTCGCGGAGAACGCCGACGAGGAGGAGTTCATCTTCGCCCAGCTCGCCACGGACGTGCTGGGCGGCTGGGACTGGGTGCTGCTCCTGGCCGTCTCCACCTCGGCCATCGCCTCCACCCAGACCACGATCATCCCCGCCTCGCGGACCGCCCTGTCGATGGCCCGCCGGCGGGCGTTGCCCGCGCACTACGGACACATCAGCCCACGCTTCCGCACCCCCGACGTGAGCACCTGGTGGGTGGCCGGCATCGCCATCGCCTGGTACCTCGTGGTCAACCAGATCAGCGAGAACGCGCTCCTCGACTCGCTGACCGCGCTCTCGCTGCTCATCGCGTTCTACTACGCGCTCACCGGGCTCGCCTGCGCGGTCTACTACCGGCGCCATCTCTTCGAGAGCGTCCACAACTTCCTGCTGATCGGCCTGGGCCCGCTGGTCGGCGCCGGGCTCCTGACCTGGCTCCTGGTGCGGTCGGTCTCGGACATGTCCGATCCCGAGAACTCGTACAGCGGCGACTCGTGGTTCGGCATGGGGCCGCCGCTCGTCATCGGGATCGGCATCGCCCTCACCGGGGTCGTCGTCATGATCGTGTGGCGGCTGCGGTCGCCCGCCTTCTGGGCGGAGCGGCCGGGCGTGGCCGACCCCGACCTGGTCCACGGCCGGAAGGGGCGCTGA